The Cucurbita pepo subsp. pepo cultivar mu-cu-16 chromosome LG05, ASM280686v2, whole genome shotgun sequence nucleotide sequence CAGACCAGACCAACTTGGGTTccagcctttttttttttttcttttgtttttctgacAGCTAATGGtccccacacacacacacacacacaccacTTGTTGTGATGCTCATCCTCTAATTGTTGCAGAAGAGTGGAGCCGGGTGTCAAATAATAACCGCATCAAGCGTAAGAGAGACGTGTCAAATCAACAAACTCTAAATTCCGTTTTATTGATCAATTTGGAAGGCAGCAATAGCTTTATGGTACTGGGACGATTTAATCTTTTGTTGTTACTCATATTTTTGTGCACTATTGCTCATCCTCTAATTGTTTGGCAGGGACTTTCTCATCCTTGTTCTTTAGGCTGtcctatttcttttgtttataatacagccttctttttcttaaatcttataataaaaataataataattagagtGGTGAAAATGGGATCAATTCTCTAGTGCTTAATCTTTAGCCAACTTGGGATTTCTGTCTTATTGGCAGAAAGAGAAGCCTGCTCCACCGAAGGAGCCCAAATTCAGTTGTCCAATATGCATGGGTCCGTTAGTAGAAGAAACGTCAACAAGGTGTGGTCATATTTTCTGCAAGTCATGTATCAGGGCTGCAATAGCCGTCCAGAGCAAATGCCCGTCCTGTAGGAAGAGAGTAACTGCCAAAGAACTCATCAGAGTGTTCCTTCCTGGGACGAGGTTGGAGTGAGGCTTACATGTAAGTAGCTTAATTGGCTTGCTACTTTATGCTTTTGTTCTCATGGATCAAAAGGGTTGCATATtccttattttcaatttgCATTTTGGTTATTGGCCTAGTCCTGAGATTTCTTTCATAAATAACCGTGTTTCGTTGGTTAGGAGTGAgattcttttatttgtattataaCTTGTGGTTTAGGATTGTTGTAATGGGATGTGTTTGATTAAAGGGACATTTGAATTAGCTGTATTTATGAAAAGTTTGAATATAGAGTACTTCAGAAAGTGGGTTTTGTATATAAGGGAGgtatattatgaaataaatcCTTCGAGCTTAGTTTTTCTAtgctttcttttgttctttagtTTTATTCTCCATGGAAATAAAAGCTCAATTTCAAATCCTTCATAATGATTGTTAAGAATCACCACGCTCTTAGGACGACATGATGAATTGGAAACATAATGTCGATGGCCGAGTGCAATCATCTGAACTTTGTATTCTAAATTGGTCTTTCAGTATGGTAAATTACATCGTGCAggtattctttttaataacttCGAAGGAAAATCGTCGAAAGTTTTCTTGTAAGTaagaaaaactaatttttaggTGGAAATCTCTGGTGCATTCTGCGGATGGCTGCTGCAGCTTGATGATCTCTGAGCTGCTACAATAGCAGGTAGCaggaaaatttgatttccaTATTCTTTTGGTCGATACTTTTGGTGGTTTTATGGAGTTGTAAACGAACCCAGACACAAAAACAATAGTATGCAATGAGATTACATAATTAAATCCAGAAAGTTGCTTTTATCATGGTCGACTTCAGGTTTAGACATGCATGTTATTCATATAATTTCATGCATCTAATGTgatcatttatatatttgcATCGCTTTGCAGCCTTGTTGCAGTGCTTATTAtacttcttgttcttgaaagACAGATTTGGGAACATATCATCTCTTGTTTGATTTGTCTGAGTTCCATATGTTCTTGTTTGCTTTTGGATCATGTTGGAGAATGAagattttcattgaaaattaGCATAGTTTTAAGGAAGATTTCCATTCCAATACATTGGCCTCACTTGCATACATCTAGTTGAGCACAATCCCATTAGTAAGACCAAGTTATAgttcataaacttttattcCTAGAAACCATAAGCAATACTATGCTTATGGGGGGGGATTCAGGGGTACTTCTGGTGGACTCCATACTTTCCGGCCACCTCTTTCTTCGAGTCGAGCGCCTGTTTCTTGTAGGAATTCCCATCGTACGGATGGTCGCCCGCCTCATAGTAGGGAGCTTTGTCACAGTTGCCATATTCATCGCAGTCTCCATCTTTGTATTTGTATTCATCACAGTCACAGTCCTCATTGGATTTGTCACAGTAGCCATATTTGTAGCAATCTCGATCTTTGTATTTGTATCCATCACAGCCATATTCCCCCTTGGGTTTGTAccccaaattttctttgaaaaccTGGGGATTCTGAGCTTTTGCTCCCTCAGCAGTCTGCAGAGCCgccattgccattgccattgcAGAGACTGCAAGCAGGATGACTAGAGCCTTACTGatcatcttctctttcttctctctgttttctgTTTGAATGAGAATAGTTGGGAAAAGCCTCCAAATTTATAGGCAGCCAAGGGAATTTAGGCATCCTTTTTGAGTATAAAGATTAATGGGTTTCTGCATGGGAATCTTTGTTCTAATGGAAACAAGTTGTTGAGTGGCCCCTTTGGAATTCATTCtaccttaaattttcatgGCCCCTTTGCAATTCAtttggtttttaattttttcatggCCCATTTTTCTGCTATATTGAGATGGTTTGAGGTTGTTTTGGTTGCAGAGAAATTGCTAAAATCTTAGCAATGACCCATATGAATGCTAAATCGTTAACTTTATCATTTATTTCGATTCTTTTCAAAGTTGTAACGTTACCGTTTACCTTTCATAAACGTTTATTGACACGTCAACTTTTgtctgaaaataaatatttttatagatttttatttagaattaatttgttttgaaatatttatgaaaaattagaaatgttATGAATAGcagaaacttttgaaataaattaggaTAAGTAGTTTtaggggttttttttttttttttttcaacaataaTCTAAAATAGTGTGATGTCGATCTAAAGGATGATGAGAAGCATTTTGCGGGTTATATGCAAAACTCGTTCTGAAGTTGTAAACTTCGAATTCTATTCCAATTTCTCTATAATGGATGTGAGCTTCAAGTATGTCGAACTAGGGTTTGTAGAAGCTTTAAGGTGAGGATTTTGAACgatattcaaattcattcCATCGTTTGCGGAAGCTCATGACTAcggatttttatttaattga carries:
- the LOC111795422 gene encoding E3 ubiquitin-protein ligase RNF4-like is translated as MSTQAMRGGHTTRGYHRRKSLDLDLNIMPPTENRDQGEASQLVFQEAQVNQQQSVQPAMIDVEAIDDDVIESSATAFAEAKNKSRRNARKIIVDVDAEEWSRVSNNNRIKRKRDVSNQQTLNSVLLINLEGSNSFMKEKPAPPKEPKFSCPICMGPLVEETSTRCGHIFCKSCIRAAIAVQSKCPSCRKRVTAKELIRVFLPGTRLE